From one Caldithrix abyssi DSM 13497 genomic stretch:
- a CDS encoding metal-dependent hydrolase: protein MGKLKYLSHSAWLIETAGHRIAIDPFLEGNPKAPMKPTDVKADFIVVTHAHGDHLGDAIPIAKSSGGTIISNFEIYNYVTNQGANAHPMHIGGSHQFPFGRVKLVPAWHGSSFPDGSYGGTPAGVVLTVEGKNIYHTGDTGLFLDMQLIGEMTPIDIFLVNIGDNFTMGIDDAVKAVELVKPKLTIPMHYQTFDVIDVDPNEFVKKVRDKGFEVKLLDFGQSMDF from the coding sequence ATGGGGAAATTAAAATATTTAAGTCATTCGGCATGGCTCATTGAAACCGCTGGTCACCGTATAGCCATCGATCCATTTTTAGAAGGCAATCCCAAAGCCCCAATGAAACCAACGGATGTAAAAGCCGATTTTATCGTGGTCACCCATGCTCACGGAGATCATCTTGGCGACGCCATTCCCATTGCTAAATCATCGGGCGGAACGATTATCTCTAATTTTGAAATTTACAACTATGTGACCAACCAGGGCGCCAATGCGCATCCCATGCATATCGGCGGCTCACACCAGTTCCCGTTTGGACGGGTAAAGCTGGTTCCTGCCTGGCACGGATCGTCTTTTCCTGATGGCAGTTACGGCGGCACCCCGGCAGGGGTTGTTTTAACTGTTGAAGGCAAAAATATTTACCACACAGGCGACACCGGTCTCTTTCTGGATATGCAGCTGATCGGCGAGATGACGCCCATTGATATCTTTCTGGTTAATATTGGCGATAATTTTACCATGGGCATCGACGATGCCGTTAAAGCCGTTGAACTGGTCAAGCCCAAATTAACCATTCCCATGCATTACCAAACCTTTGATGTGATCGATGTGGATCCGAATGAATTCGTAAAAAAAGTCCGGGACAAAGGCTTTGAAGTAAAATTGCTTGACTTTGGCCAGAGTATGGATTTTTAA